Proteins encoded within one genomic window of Leptolyngbya sp. FACHB-261:
- a CDS encoding DUF1350 family protein, protein MQAKFRFRPVSFSWVAVHPEPKGVIQFVGGAFFGTFPTIFYRYFLRKLFEEGYTIVTLPFRFSFRHWPLAIGLLREQDALRQELTTLAIHLGYEHEIYNHKDRYLWIGHSLGCKYITLLEFLSGKQWPQAIEACIGRKERQRLENLVEANGPEELSIKGQPSLLIAPDISNTESAIPVRAVAQLLDRLQLGVLPTREQTQCLISGSDLFNLAALVSFKKDELAGSITDGQKSEEIQKNSDVLWLLRQLQLRRLPAINQELPGKHLEPLGIQIGPYVVDFNPLDKFVELLSQRFLEKVVIQFLDKLKQRAKDI, encoded by the coding sequence ATGCAGGCGAAGTTCCGATTCAGACCGGTTTCTTTTAGCTGGGTTGCAGTTCATCCAGAGCCAAAGGGTGTGATTCAGTTTGTTGGTGGGGCTTTCTTTGGAACATTCCCTACAATCTTCTATCGCTACTTTTTGAGGAAGCTGTTTGAAGAAGGCTACACTATTGTTACCTTACCCTTTCGCTTCAGCTTCCGCCATTGGCCTTTAGCCATTGGCTTGCTGAGAGAGCAAGATGCTCTACGCCAAGAACTCACTACCCTCGCAATCCATCTCGGCTATGAGCACGAGATTTATAACCACAAAGATCGCTATTTATGGATAGGGCACAGTCTAGGCTGTAAGTATATTACTCTGCTGGAATTTTTGAGTGGTAAGCAGTGGCCTCAAGCCATTGAGGCTTGCATTGGTAGGAAAGAACGGCAGCGGCTCGAAAACCTGGTTGAAGCTAACGGGCCTGAAGAACTCTCAATCAAAGGGCAGCCCTCACTCTTGATTGCCCCCGATATTAGCAACACAGAAAGTGCCATTCCTGTACGGGCTGTCGCACAGTTACTAGATCGTTTGCAATTGGGGGTTCTACCCACCCGAGAGCAAACTCAATGTCTAATCTCAGGTAGTGACTTGTTCAACTTGGCAGCACTAGTCTCTTTTAAGAAAGATGAATTGGCAGGGAGCATTACTGACGGGCAAAAGAGCGAAGAAATCCAAAAGAATAGCGATGTACTCTGGCTACTTCGGCAGCTTCAACTGCGCCGATTGCCAGCCATCAATCAAGAACTTCCCGGCAAGCATTTGGAACCATTGGGCATTCAAATTGGCCCCTACGTTGTGGACTTCAATCCATTAGACAAATTCGTTGAGCTTTTAAGCCAACGCTTCCTAGAAAAAGTTGTCATCCAATTTCTTGACAAGTTGAAACAGCGGGCCAAAGACATTTAG
- the sir gene encoding sulfite reductase, ferredoxin dependent — translation MVNSLTPPVPEAPAKRVSKVEVLKEKSNFLREPVATEILQDTNFFSEDATQILKFHGSYQQDDRDNRKARTSAGLERDFQFMIRTRNPGGFIPPELYLVMDELSETYGNHTLRVTTRQGFQIHGVVKANLKTVMAAIIRNMGSTLGACGDLNRNVMAPPAPFADKPEYVYAREYADKLADLLRPQTEAYYEIWLDGEKAVTVEESPEVTEARLRNGNGTVFHDSQEPIYGTHYMPRKFKCCVTVPGDNSVDVLTHDLSLVVIIDKENRLQGFNLFVGGGMGRTHNKEETFARLADPLGYVPKELIFDAVKAIVAVQRDYSDRFNRRQARLKYLIKDWGVDKFKAEVEHYLGYKLKKSKRLPKFEYRDYLGWHQQGDGNLFLGVSIENGRVKDDENLKLKTALREIVKRYRLPVRLTANHNAVLYDIAPSDQAEIQAILDEHGVLSVDKIDPLTRYSMACPALPTCGLAVTESERVLPDINQRIRALLNRVGLQDEFFAIRMTGCPNGCARPYMAELGFVGTANEQYQLWLGGSPNSMRLAESFIERLHVNDLETRLEPLFVQYKQQRKGKGKRRESFGDFCARVGFESLREFANTYSAQTAEVQTAEAQTAVAQTAPDIASLN, via the coding sequence ATGGTCAACTCGCTCACCCCTCCAGTTCCTGAAGCCCCTGCCAAGAGAGTCTCCAAGGTTGAAGTGCTTAAGGAGAAGAGTAATTTTCTGCGCGAGCCTGTGGCGACTGAGATTCTCCAGGACACCAATTTTTTTAGCGAGGATGCTACTCAGATCCTCAAGTTCCACGGCTCTTACCAGCAAGATGACCGGGACAATCGCAAGGCTCGCACGTCAGCAGGTCTGGAGCGGGACTTTCAGTTTATGATCCGCACCCGCAACCCTGGTGGTTTTATCCCGCCGGAATTGTACCTGGTGATGGACGAGCTATCAGAAACCTATGGCAATCACACATTGCGGGTGACTACTCGCCAGGGCTTCCAAATTCACGGTGTGGTGAAGGCGAACCTCAAGACAGTAATGGCTGCCATCATCCGCAATATGGGCTCAACCTTGGGGGCCTGCGGTGACCTGAACCGTAACGTGATGGCACCACCAGCCCCTTTTGCCGATAAACCGGAGTACGTGTACGCTCGCGAGTACGCTGATAAACTTGCTGATTTGCTGCGGCCCCAAACCGAGGCTTATTACGAGATCTGGTTGGATGGCGAGAAGGCGGTCACAGTTGAGGAAAGCCCTGAGGTCACTGAGGCTCGCTTGCGTAATGGCAATGGCACAGTTTTTCACGATTCGCAGGAGCCTATTTACGGCACCCATTACATGCCACGCAAGTTTAAATGCTGCGTGACAGTGCCGGGGGACAACTCGGTGGACGTGCTGACCCATGACCTCAGCCTAGTCGTCATTATCGATAAGGAAAATCGCTTGCAGGGCTTTAATCTCTTTGTCGGTGGCGGCATGGGTCGCACTCACAACAAAGAAGAGACGTTCGCACGGCTAGCCGACCCACTAGGCTATGTACCCAAAGAATTGATCTTTGATGCAGTTAAGGCGATCGTGGCTGTCCAGCGCGACTACAGTGACCGCTTCAATCGTCGTCAGGCTCGTTTGAAGTACCTGATTAAAGATTGGGGCGTGGACAAGTTTAAAGCCGAGGTAGAGCACTATCTAGGCTACAAGCTGAAGAAATCCAAACGCTTGCCCAAGTTTGAGTACCGCGATTATCTAGGCTGGCATCAGCAAGGCGACGGCAACCTGTTTTTGGGCGTTTCGATTGAGAATGGGCGGGTCAAGGATGACGAGAATCTGAAGCTCAAGACGGCTCTGCGCGAGATCGTCAAGCGCTATCGCTTGCCCGTGCGTTTGACTGCCAACCACAATGCAGTTCTCTATGACATTGCGCCATCCGATCAGGCTGAGATTCAGGCCATTTTGGATGAGCACGGAGTGTTGAGTGTGGACAAAATCGACCCGCTCACCCGTTACTCAATGGCCTGCCCTGCCCTGCCCACCTGCGGTTTAGCTGTGACCGAGTCGGAACGTGTCCTACCTGACATCAACCAGCGCATTCGCGCTTTGCTCAATCGCGTGGGGCTTCAGGATGAGTTCTTTGCTATTCGCATGACGGGTTGCCCCAATGGCTGCGCTCGCCCATACATGGCGGAACTAGGCTTTGTAGGCACAGCAAACGAGCAATACCAGCTCTGGTTGGGTGGTAGCCCTAACTCTATGCGATTGGCAGAGTCGTTCATTGAACGGTTGCATGTCAATGACCTAGAGACACGGTTAGAACCTCTGTTCGTGCAGTACAAGCAACAGCGGAAAGGCAAGGGCAAACGACGGGAGAGTTTTGGCGACTTCTGCGCCCGTGTTGGTTTTGAATCTTTACGGGAATTCGCTAATACTTACAGCGCCCAAACCGCCGAGGTTCAAACTGCTGAAGCCCAAACTGCCGTGGCCCAAACTGCACCAGATATCGCTAGCCTAAACTAA